In Clupea harengus chromosome 1, Ch_v2.0.2, whole genome shotgun sequence, one DNA window encodes the following:
- the LOC116222289 gene encoding intercellular adhesion molecule 5-like — MMTQVKLYCGFLLLLAPSGLFAACPVEISPPSLVVRYGDSASATCRTLVPVSGMGWESTVGAVGLEEGVTELNWTVKELREWTMRPQCFINPEDGDQCQKELAVVVYKMPDSVTLTIGDPGPKDAGTTYILTCRIENFAPVQNLNVRWFKGGQMLFQEVGGEEDDSIGPQNKTYERQLIFKPSDNGAEYRCEAGLNLTSDPHIQSQPVLVTVHYPPSDSEGVSVLELERDTTLNCTADANPPPSYTWKTSGTHEKMGKTPVLPIDVAGNYTCTASNRLGSGTKHFIVVSRSSGTFWAIIGTGIFVIFVLCGGYGILKWRAGANSII; from the exons ATGATGACTCAAGTAAAGCTTTACTGTGGATTCCTGTTGTTGCTTGCACCTTCAG gtttatttgCTGCCTGTCCTGTTGAGATCAGTCCCCCCTCTCTGGTGGTGAGGTATGGAGATTCTGCTTCTGCCACCTGTCGTACACTCGTACCCGTCAGTGGTATGGGCTGGGAGTCTACTGTGGGGGCTGTGGGTTTGGAGGAGGGTGTTACTGAGCTCAACTGGACTGTGAAGGAGCTGAGAGAGTGGACAATGAGGCCACAATGCTTCATCAACCCAGAGGATGGTGACCAGTGCCAGAAAGAACTTGCTGTTGTGGTATACA AAATGCCAGACAGTGTGACCCTGACGATAGGTGATCCTGGGCCAAAGGATGCTGGCACGACATACATCCTTACTTGCCGCATTGAAAACTTCGCCCCTGTCCAGAACCTGAATGTGAGGTGGTTTAAAGGAGGACAGATGCTGTTTCAGGAAGTTGGTGGGGAAGAAGATGACAGCATTGGTCCACAGAACAAGACTTATGAACGGCAACTCATCTTCAAACCATCTGACAATGGAGCAGAGTACCGTTGTGAAGCTGGGCTAAATTTGACGTCTGATCCTCATATTCAGTCACAACCAGTCCTTGTCACTGTCCACT ATCCCCCTTCTGATTCGGAGGGTGTGTcggtgctggagctggagcgtgACACCACATTGAACTGCACAGCCGATGCCAACCCCCCTCCCAGTTATACCTGGAAGACCTCAGGAACACATGAGAAAATGGGGAAGACGCCAGTCCTCCCCATTGATGTAGCTGGGAACTACACATGCACAGCCTCCAACCGTCTTGGCAGTGGGACCAaacatttcatagtagtgtccAGATCTTCAG GTACATTCTGGGCCATCATCGGAACcggtatttttgtgatttttgttCTATGCGGCGGCTACGGAATCTTGAAGTGGAGAGCCGGTGCCAATTCCATTATCTGA
- the LOC116221486 gene encoding hemicentin-1-like yields MYVGIYFRVFLSLLPLWVVDGNQCPEGVLTIHPERVVVKYGDFVEVNCSASGTHDGMGWEATVGNKPIEEDIHLITWTVEELTDWDVEAQCFINLEDEQCIKTLTVVMYKDLEHAPVLSANHTGPMIEGTTYLLQCAVYNVAPVRTLTVMWYRGDVLIGHSPADNSTERPSPVNVTASLRITPTKHDDGAQFRCEAELNLGQEGPQPPPPKMISQSVSITVHYGPVTTNCPHLTHSGLKMARKSFWPEELSRGYGGNISSWQTAPTENASHLLDIKVLYPPSPIAELEDTEVDVVGSDVVLKCAVHGDPRPQYEWSYPWVSNVWVKTEDGVSLLHINGTTEANIGTYACFAFNKLGEARRSVRVTVKGVQASCPIQFSSANKTVNETVVEYNKNVSIRCSAPGHKEILWTVSRNHRITGDTWTEKALTDWNVKPICKVTLWNRDPCHKLFNVTLFKTPKDLSIRFQNHSGPLIKDKQYTLLCEIQNVAPIKNLVVNWYKKEINSSRSVKNETFPDNSIKTPQNVSSTLLIRATKSENGAQYWCEARLKLGDHDTSATSQPLSVTVYYGPVITRPNVSDLPVFKDYQEVLVCEAEGNPKPEIIWIFNNKSIKGGNLTIGTEMAGLIHCRASNEVDVATKTVKLVFKEDYLPLIAGFVAVIVVITSVIFIFIYSIYYTNTKMGRYSLKDAKPNTQNGNVAQNGLDSNFPMKKLSQQNIYVLDGTP; encoded by the exons ATGTATGTGGGAATTTATTTTCGGGTCTTTTTAAGTTTGCTGCCCTTATGGGTTGTTG atGGGAATCAGTGTCCAGAAGGTGTGTTAACGATTCACCCTGAGAGAGTGGTTGTGAAATATGGGGATTTCGTGGAGGTGAACTGCAGCGCATCAGGAACACATGATGGGATGGGCTGGGAGGCTACTGTTGGGAACAAACCCATTGAGGAGGACATCCATCTGATCACCTGGACTGTGGAAGAGCTGACAGATTGGGATGTGGAAGCTCAGTGCTTCATCAATCTAGAGGATGAACAGTGCATCAAAACCCTTACTGTTGTCATGTACA AGGATCTAGAACATGCACCTGTACTCTCAGCTAACCACACGGGACCAATGATCGAGGGAACTACATATCTGCTCCAGTGTGCCGTATACAACGTCGCACCCGTCCGTACCCTTACCGTGATGTGGTACAGAGGGGATGTCCTGATAGGTCATTCCCCAGCTGACAACAGCACAGAGCGGCCCAGCCCAGTAAATGTGACTGCTAGCCTCCGGATCACCCCGACAAAACATGATGATGGAGCCCAGTTTCGGTGTGAGGCAGAGCTCAATCTGGGACAAGAGGGACCTCAACCACCCCCTCCTAAAATGATATCTCAGAGTGTTAGCATCACTGTGCACT ATGGTCCAGTAACAACCAACTGTCCAC ACCTGACACACAGTGGCTTAAAGATGGCGAGGAAGTCGTTTTGGCCAGAGGAACTCTCTAGAGGTTATGGGGGCAATATTTCATCCTGGCAAACAGCACCTACGGAAAATGCTTCTCACTTACTGGATATCAAAGTCCTCT ATCCACCCTCACCCATAGCTGAACTTGAGGACACAGAGGTGGACGTGGTGGGGTCTGATGTGGTGCTGAAATGTGCTGTTCATGGAGACCCTCGGCCGCAGTACGAGTGGAGCTACCCTTGGGTCAGTAATGTGTGGGTGAAGACTGAGGATGGGGTGTCCCTGCTGCACATTAATGGAACCACCGAAGCAAACATTGGAACGTATGCATGTTTTGCCTTCAACAAGCTTGGAGAAGCGCGCAGATCTGTCAGAGTCACTGTGAAAG GAGTACAGGCTTCATGCCCAATACAGTTTTCCAGCGCTAACAAAACAGTGAACGAAACAGTGGTGGAATATAACAAGAATGTGTCAATCAGATGCTCTGCCCCAGGACACAAAGAGATTCTCTGGACAGTTTCACGGAATCACAGAATCACAGGAGACACGTGGACAGAGAAAGCCCTAACAGACTGGAATGTAAAGCCCATTTGCAAAGTTACTTTATGGAACCGCGACCCTTGCCATAAACTCTTCAATGTTACTCTTTTCA AAACGCCAAAGGATTTATCCATCCGTTTTCAGAACCACTCTGGACCTTTAATTAAGGATAAACAATATACACTCCTGTGTGAGATTCAAAATGTCGCTCCAATCAAGAACCTCGTTGTCAACTGGTacaaaaaggaaataaacaGTTCTCGTTCCGTGAAGAATGAAACATTTCCGGACAACTCCATCAAGACACCCCAAAATGtttcctccaccctcctcatcAGAGCCACCAAGTCTGAAAACGGGGCGCAGTACTGGTGTGAGGCCAGACTGAAGCTGGGAGACCACGACACGAGCGCCACATCACAGCCCCTCAGTGTCACCGTCTACT ATGGACCAGTTATTACCCGGCCAAATGTCAGTGACTTGCCCGTGTTCAAAGACTACCAggaggtgttggtgtgtgaagcAGAGGGAAACCCCAAGCCAGAAATCATTTGGATCTTCAACAACAAATCCATCAAAGGTGGCAATCTCACCATTGGCACTGAAATGGCAGGGTTGATCCACTGCAGAGCAAGCAATGAGGTTGACGTCGCTACAAAAACAGTGAAGCTGGTGTTCAAAG AGGACTACTTGCCCCTGATTGCCGGCTTTGTGGCAGTGATCGTGGTGATCACCTCGGtgatcttcatcttcatctacTCCATCTACTACACAAACACCAAGATGGGCCGCTACAGCCTGAAGGACGCCAAGCCCAACACACAAAATGGCAACGTTGCACAGAATGGCCTTGACAGCAACTTTCCCATGAAGAAACTCTCGCAACAGAACATCTATGTCTTGGATGGGACTCCGTGA